The DNA segment CTGAAGTTGAGATGGTCGCTTTTTGCGATATTATAGAAGAGCGGGCTCAAAAAGCCGCAGCTGAATACGGCGTCGAAGGTGCTAAAGTGTTCACCGATTACCGCGAGGTGTTAAAGGAAGATGTGGATGTCGTTCATGTGTGCACTCCAAACGATTCCCATGCTGAAATCACGATTTCTTCACTCGAATCTGGTAAGCATGTTATGTGCGAGAAGCCGATGGCCAAAACGGCAGAGCAGGCGCGCCAGATGCTTGATGCGGCTAAACGCACAGGCAAAAAGCTGAGCATTGCTTATCAGAATCGTTTCCGCAGTGATAGCTTATTTTTGAAGCAGCTCTGTGAGAATGGTGAACTGGGTGATATTTATCTAGGAAAAGCGCTTGCGATTCGTCGCCGTGCTGTACCAACCTGGGGTGTGTTTTTGGATGAGGAGAAGCAAGGTGGAGGCCCGCTGATCGATATTGGTACTCACGCACTCGATTTAACGCTATGGCTGATGGACAACTATGAGCCAGAAAGTGTTACAGGCTCCGTATTCCATAAGCTGGGCAAGCGGGAGAATGCGGCAAATGCATTCGGTTCATGGGATCCGGAAGAATTCAAGGTTGAAGACTCGGCATTTGGCTTCATTAAGATGAAGAATGGAGCGACAATTATGCTGGAGTCCAGTTGGGCACTGAACGTGGTGGAGACAGGCGAAGCCAAGACACTGCTCTGCGGTACCGAGGGCGGAGCGGATATGAAGGATGGCCTGCGCCTGAACGGGGAGAAGCTAAGCCGGCTGTATGAGACGAAGGTGGACTTCGGTGGTGGCGGCGTCGCGTTCTTTGATGGCGAGGAAGAGTCCGATGCGACTCGTGA comes from the Paenibacillus lentus genome and includes:
- a CDS encoding Gfo/Idh/MocA family protein produces the protein MSKTLKVAIIGCGGIANGKHLPSLAKLPEVEMVAFCDIIEERAQKAAAEYGVEGAKVFTDYREVLKEDVDVVHVCTPNDSHAEITISSLESGKHVMCEKPMAKTAEQARQMLDAAKRTGKKLSIAYQNRFRSDSLFLKQLCENGELGDIYLGKALAIRRRAVPTWGVFLDEEKQGGGPLIDIGTHALDLTLWLMDNYEPESVTGSVFHKLGKRENAANAFGSWDPEEFKVEDSAFGFIKMKNGATIMLESSWALNVVETGEAKTLLCGTEGGADMKDGLRLNGEKLSRLYETKVDFGGGGVAFFDGEEESDATREARLWVEAILEDKEPLVKPEQALVVTEILEAIYTSARTGKTVYFD